A genomic stretch from Podospora pseudoanserina strain CBS 124.78 chromosome 3, whole genome shotgun sequence includes:
- a CDS encoding hypothetical protein (EggNog:ENOG503P4VI; BUSCO:EOG092646C6; COG:A) yields the protein MASQERSMPFIKNLASSDRKIRTSALASLHTFLSSRQISSSLTTLDILKLWKGLFFALWMCDRAIPQQTLCAELANLINVLPRHAVVPWLRGFWATMAREWTSIDVLRMEKFLLLVRRVVASGFEWMKKGDEGNKKKSGKETAWDMQRVDNILDLLNEWPFSLEDEARVEQGTEKEELVPQTIPVGLRLHVLDIWVDEAEKVGLLEADDVEASKILQRLIDQVDALEQATTRPAVRIRSKDSLGDERLPGNRKPAVEEDQTTTDGGDGGDWDGFED from the exons ATGGCGTCTCAGGAAAGGAGCATGCCGTTCATCAAAAACTTGGCTTCAAGCG ACCGTAAAATCCGAACATCGGCGCTTGCCTCTCTTCATACCTTCCTCTCGTCCCGCCAAATCTCTTCgtctctcaccaccctcgacatcctcaaactctGGAAGGGTCTCTTTTTCGCCTTGTGGATGTGTGATCGCGCGATTCCTCAACAAACCCTCTGTGCCGAGCTGGCCAACCTTATCAATGTGCTTCCTCGCCATGCTGTCGTCCCCTGGCTGCGCGGCTTCTGGGCGACCATGGCGCGCGAGTGGACAAGCATCGATGTGCTGCGCATGGAAAAGTTCTTGCTGCTGGTTAGGAGGGTCGTCGCCAGCGGGTTCGAATggatgaagaagggagatgaaggcaacaagaagaagagcgggaAAGAGACTGCTTGGGATATGCAAAGGGTGGACAACATTCTTGATCTGTTGAATGAATGGCCCTTTTCCCTTGAAGATGAAGCGCGGGTGGAGCAAGGAACAGAAAAGGAAGAGTTGGTGCCCCAGACGATACCCGTAGGGTTGAGGCTGCATGTACTGGACATATGGGTGgatgaggctgagaaggtCGGGCTGTTAGAAGCGGACGATGTCGAGGCAAGCAAGATCTTACAGCGCCTTATCGATCAAGTGGACGCTTTAGAGCAAGCCACAACGAGACCAGCTGTGCGCATCCGATCTAAAGATTCTCTGGGGGATGAGCGTCTCCCAGGCAACCGCAAGCCCGCGGTTGAAGAGGATCAAACGACGACAGATGGCGGGGATGGAGGCGACTGGGATGGTTTCGAGGACTAA